The Chloroflexota bacterium genomic sequence CCTGGAACGGCTGTGGCTTGCTGGTAACAGTCTAACCGGCGACATTCCACTGGAGTTGGGCGATCTCGACAATCTGGAGTGGATTACGCTGCGCGGCAACCAACTGACCGGATGTCTGCCGGATGAATTCCGCAACATCCCATATGGCGATGTCGGCCAGCTCGAAATGCCGTATTGCGCGGAGAACGAGTACGCGACGCTCCTGGAGATAAGAGATACGCTCGTAGGCGATGGCACGGCACTCAATTGGGCCGACGACCTTGACGTCAGCGAGTGGGAGGGCGTGAGCCTGAATTCCCTGATGCGCGTGACTTCCCTCCGACTTTCGGAACACGGGCTTCGCGGCACGCTCCCGGCAGGGCTGGGCGACCTTACCCATCTGGAATCTCTCAATCTCTCGCGCAACTTGCTTAGTGGCACGCTCCCCGTGGAGTTGGGTAATCTCACCAACCTCGGTTCGTTGAACCTCTCACGGAACGGTTTGACCGGCGCGTTGCCGGTGGAATTGGGCAATCTCTCCAACTTACGATCTCTTTCGCTCCACTACAACCGGTTGTCCGGCGAGATTCCGGCGGAGTTCGGCAATCTCTCTAATCTGACGTCGATGGTGCTTTCCTACAATCAACTGTCCGGTCAGCTTCCGGTAGAGTTGACCACCCTTCCTGAGCTGCGGACGATCCATATTTCCTTCAACCGACTGACGGGCGAGATTCCGGCAGAGATTGGCAATCTAACCAACCTGAGCACGTTGGTGCTTTGGAACAATCAACTCACCGGCCCCATACCGCCGGAGTTGGGCAATCTCACCGAACTGAGCGACATCGACCTCGATAGCAACTTCCTGACCGGTGAGATACCGGTGGAGTTGGGTAACCTTACCAACCTGGAAGCCTTATGGTTGGACAATAACTTCCTCACCGGCGAGATACCGGTGGAATTGGGCAACCTCTCCAATCTGTGGGCCCTGGGCCTGGCCGGCAACCAACTGACCGGCCCCATCCCGCCGGAACTGGGCAACATTCCCTTTATCGCCTACTTGGTGCTCAGCGGGAACGAACTTACCGGTCCTATCCCACCGGAATTGGGCAATCTCGTCCATTTGCGGGACTTCAATCTCTCCGACAACCAACTGACCGGTGAGATACCCGTGGAGATCGAGAACCTGGCTTTTGTGCGGACTTTCCGGCTTGCCAACAATAGGCTTACCGGCGAGATCCCGGTGGAGTTGGGCAATCTGCTCTACCTGGAAGTTTTGTCCCTGGCCTCCAACCAACTGAGGGGCAGCATTCCCGCCACGCTGAGCAACGCCGGCAAACTGGAAGTGCTGGACCTTAGCGATAATCAACTGAGCGGCGCGATACCCGCCTCGCTGGGCAGTCTGTCCAGTCTGGGCGAACTGGATCTCTCCCACAACCACCTGACCGGCGAGATCCCGGT encodes the following:
- a CDS encoding leucine-rich repeat domain-containing protein, whose amino-acid sequence is MFQRLLSCPMQALRQFDLRMSSVAWALLLCLSGILLFTAADYETCTDDIDTDDCATLQTLGIAEALRGDGGAELNWGPETPLNEWTGVTIDSESKRVTRLDLRNLDLRGTIPAELGLLTGLERLWLAGNSLTGDIPLELGDLDNLEWITLRGNQLTGCLPDEFRNIPYGDVGQLEMPYCAENEYATLLEIRDTLVGDGTALNWADDLDVSEWEGVSLNSLMRVTSLRLSEHGLRGTLPAGLGDLTHLESLNLSRNLLSGTLPVELGNLTNLGSLNLSRNGLTGALPVELGNLSNLRSLSLHYNRLSGEIPAEFGNLSNLTSMVLSYNQLSGQLPVELTTLPELRTIHISFNRLTGEIPAEIGNLTNLSTLVLWNNQLTGPIPPELGNLTELSDIDLDSNFLTGEIPVELGNLTNLEALWLDNNFLTGEIPVELGNLSNLWALGLAGNQLTGPIPPELGNIPFIAYLVLSGNELTGPIPPELGNLVHLRDFNLSDNQLTGEIPVEIENLAFVRTFRLANNRLTGEIPVELGNLLYLEVLSLASNQLRGSIPATLSNAGKLEVLDLSDNQLSGAIPASLGSLSSLGELDLSHNHLTGEIPVELGELANLTVLDLGHNRLVGSIPVALSKLRSLQELGLWNNQLTGSIPAELGNLANLRSMDMRHNQLSGELPATLGNLSNLRELDIDENQFIGSIPPELGNLLNLRELDLNENQLTGSIPATLGNLTNLEWLDLDENQLSGSIPAELGNLVNLQALDLGENQLSGSIPAWLGNLNSLKKLDLGGNQLTGCIPSALRNVEYSDLDELGLPFCSD